The following proteins are encoded in a genomic region of Papaver somniferum cultivar HN1 unplaced genomic scaffold, ASM357369v1 unplaced-scaffold_10, whole genome shotgun sequence:
- the LOC113326730 gene encoding uncharacterized protein LOC113326730 — protein MASHDEFRLVSSAIAHEGKLPRKFTAEGQGASKKMSSPPLEWHNVPDGTKSLAIVVQDLDSDVIPWTAWVVINIPPSLKGLPEGFSCKGEELGGDYAEIQEGNNDQKVPGWCVPMLPEPGHRFEFKIYALDDLMHLGNKVTKEKLIDAVEGHVLGEAVLLSIF, from the coding sequence ATGGCAAGTCATGATGAGTTTAGGTTGGTGTCATCCGCAATAGCTCATGAAGGAAAATTACCAAGGAAGTTTACAGCAGAAGGACAAGGAGCATCAAAGAAGATGTCATCACCACCACTAGAATGGCATAACGTACCCGATGGTACTAAAAGTTTAGCCATAGTTGTTCAAGATCTTGATTCAGACGTAATACCTTGGACTGCTTGGGTTGTTATTAACATACCACCTTCACTGAAAGGTTTGCCTGAAGGATTCTCATGTAAAGGTGAAGAATTAGGTGGTGACTATGCTGAGATTCAGGAAGGTAATAATGATCAGAAGGTTCCTGGTTGGTGTGTGCCTATGTTGCCGGAACCTGGACACAGGTTCGAATTCAAGATTTATGCCTTGGATGATTTGATGCATCTTGGTAACAAGGTAACCAAGGAGAAGCTGATTGATGCAGTTGAAGGGCATGTGCTTGGCGAAGCTGTTCTCCTCTCCATTTTCTGA
- the LOC113326865 gene encoding putative F-box protein At4g38870, translating into MNTDTRRQLEANAVTDVRYQSEIKQGAGYIATKINERETSRENSNMSLLAQKFEKLLSPTPREQPTPNKNPSPDHVDVKQDGDNLEGIMGKPKLMLKERKRSSVHNKKEAIPNSTATSRETAVDEMVLCDILSRLPVKSLMRFKCVSKRWCSLIKDPYFIDLHFSRSKLLGRPLFIIPPPKRRSKKRIVAGIRCKGYTVCFKLADLLSEVTGRAILTIHSIRTLKSFHYTDIVGAVNGLICFSNKPEDSVCVYSVSTREVAPWVKPTWRGNDISGGINEVPTYRFGFDPATKHYKIICITMSMTTFGRS; encoded by the exons ATGAATACAGATACACGCCGCCAATTAGAAGCCAATGCAGTAACTGATGTGCGGTACCAGTCTGAAATTAAACAGGGTGCTGGTTACATCGCAACCAAGATTAATGAAAGGGAAACTTCACGAGAAAATTCGAATATGAGTTTACTTGCACAGAAGTTTGAGAAATTACTTTCTCCAACACCAAGAGAACAACCAACTCCAAACAAAAATCCATCCCCAGATCATGTTGATGTTAAACAAGACGG GGACAATCTAGAGGGGATCATGGGAAAGCCGAAATTGAtgttgaaggagaggaagagaaGTAGTGTTCATAATAAGAAGGAAGCTATTCCTAACAGTACTGCTACTAGTCGTGAGACTGCAGTTGATGAGATGGTACTGTGTGATATCCTAAGTAGACTCCCTGTGAAGTCACTTATGCGGTTCAAGTGCGTATCGAAACGCTGGTGTTCCTTAATCAAGGATCCGTACTTTATAGATTTGCACTTTAGCAGATCAAAACTACTTGGGCGTCCTCTTTTCATCATTCCACCGCCTAAAAGACGGTCAAAAAAGAGGATTGTAGCAGGTATCAGGTGCAAAGGTTATACAGTGTGTTTCAAGCTTGCTGACTTATTGTCTGAAGTTACAGGCAGAGCAATATTAACCATTCACAGCATAAGGACCTTGAAATCGTTTCACTACACTGATATAGTTGGAGCTGTTAATGGTTTGATCTGTTTTAGTAACAAACCCGAGGATTCTGTATGCGTATACAGTGTCAGTACCAGAGAGGTAGCGCCATGGGTTAAGCCGACATGGAGAGGTAATGATATTTCTGGTGGAATTAATGAAGTTCCTACTTATAGATTTGGATTTGATCCTGCCACCAAGCATTACAAAATCATATGCATTACAATGTCGATGACAACATTTGGGAGGTCTTGA